A part of Chroococcidiopsis sp. TS-821 genomic DNA contains:
- a CDS encoding N-acetylmuramoyl-L-alanine amidase codes for MRFHWLLPSTLGVTLGIFLLSSPAEAAKLQSWNFDANRNRLDFKTDGAVQPKAQLIFNPVRLVIDLPGTKLQRPTVKQELGGTIRSIRVGQFDEQTTRVVIELSPGYKLDPAKVKFQGTTPSQWSVQLPQPERIALSSPPAPSSPTQQATTNTSPSQPLLSAIVSGSSTTNNSAPAQEKLTTAATVQVENVQVTGDGLFVRTRGGGTPQIRVNRSSDRSTIDVDLVGASLSPQLAKKPTVTINRYGVSRIQFNQVQNSPPVTRMTMRVDRNGPDWQATVSRFGGLVVLPQGRSTANTVVNTLTQNTNTNTPSSSGLATIQAAELTIDGAQLLIRSSEKVNYTAGWDRSTGLYRITIPNAQLASNVQGPSLTANSPVLRVRLQQSDPRTVTIWVQPATGVRIGELNQPGQDILALQLSRASSIVLPPANAQTPPPEPQPIPVPVPQPATPPKPATPPPAKPNPPKQRAVVVIDPGHGGKDPGAIGIGGLQEKQVILPISKQIAAILEKEGIKVVMTRDSDYFVDLAPRVAIAERANADIFVSIHANSMGLNRPDVNGLETYYFSSGQRLAQVIHRNILQRVTVRDRGVRRARFYVLRKSSMPSVLVELGYVTGREDNPRLRNPAYQTQMAEAIARGILEYLGR; via the coding sequence GTGAGATTTCACTGGCTATTACCCAGTACTTTAGGCGTTACTTTAGGCATTTTTCTGTTATCGTCTCCCGCAGAGGCGGCGAAACTTCAATCGTGGAATTTTGATGCGAATCGCAACCGATTGGATTTCAAGACAGATGGTGCAGTTCAGCCCAAAGCACAACTTATTTTTAATCCTGTGCGATTGGTCATCGATTTACCAGGAACCAAATTACAACGTCCTACGGTAAAACAAGAGCTTGGCGGGACAATTCGCAGTATCCGAGTTGGTCAATTTGACGAACAAACAACTCGTGTCGTGATTGAATTAAGTCCAGGCTACAAGCTCGATCCAGCAAAGGTAAAATTTCAAGGCACAACACCAAGTCAGTGGAGCGTACAGTTACCTCAGCCAGAACGAATTGCCCTTAGTAGTCCACCAGCACCATCGTCTCCCACACAGCAAGCAACGACAAACACTTCGCCTTCCCAACCGTTGCTATCAGCGATCGTGTCAGGAAGTAGTACGACAAACAATAGCGCTCCAGCCCAAGAAAAGCTGACAACGGCTGCAACTGTACAAGTAGAAAATGTTCAGGTGACAGGAGATGGACTATTTGTCCGCACTCGTGGTGGTGGAACTCCTCAAATTAGAGTAAATCGCAGTAGCGATCGCAGTACGATTGATGTCGATTTAGTCGGTGCTTCGCTATCACCACAGCTCGCTAAAAAGCCTACTGTCACAATCAATCGCTATGGTGTTAGCCGGATTCAATTCAATCAAGTTCAAAATTCACCGCCCGTGACGCGGATGACAATGCGGGTAGACAGAAATGGACCTGATTGGCAAGCAACAGTCAGCCGTTTTGGTGGCTTAGTCGTGCTTCCGCAGGGAAGAAGTACTGCCAATACGGTTGTCAATACTCTGACGCAAAACACAAACACAAATACACCTTCGTCATCAGGTTTAGCAACTATTCAAGCTGCTGAACTAACGATTGATGGCGCGCAATTATTGATTCGCTCTAGTGAAAAGGTTAACTATACAGCTGGTTGGGACCGCTCTACAGGACTGTATCGGATTACGATTCCGAATGCGCAGCTTGCGAGTAATGTCCAAGGACCTTCGCTGACTGCTAATAGTCCGGTACTACGCGTGCGCTTGCAACAATCCGACCCGCGGACAGTTACGATTTGGGTACAACCCGCAACGGGGGTTCGGATTGGCGAACTTAATCAACCAGGACAAGACATTCTTGCCTTACAACTGTCTCGCGCCAGCTCGATCGTACTACCACCGGCAAATGCTCAAACACCGCCACCAGAGCCGCAGCCTATCCCAGTACCTGTACCCCAGCCAGCAACACCACCAAAACCTGCCACGCCACCTCCTGCAAAGCCTAATCCTCCTAAACAGCGTGCTGTAGTCGTTATCGATCCAGGACACGGTGGAAAAGACCCTGGGGCGATTGGAATTGGTGGATTGCAGGAAAAACAGGTAATTCTACCAATATCAAAACAAATTGCCGCGATTCTGGAGAAAGAAGGCATAAAAGTCGTAATGACCCGCGATTCAGACTATTTTGTTGACCTAGCGCCGCGCGTAGCGATCGCCGAACGCGCCAATGCGGATATTTTTGTGAGTATCCATGCCAACTCAATGGGACTAAATCGTCCTGATGTCAATGGTCTAGAAACCTACTATTTCTCTAGCGGTCAGCGTTTAGCACAGGTGATTCATCGCAATATTTTGCAGCGTGTAACTGTGCGCGATCGCGGCGTGCGACGCGCTCGATTTTATGTTCTGCGCAAATCTTCAATGCCTTCGGTTCTTGTGGAACTCGGTTATGTAACTGGTCGTGAAGATAATCCCAGATTGCGAAATCCGGCTTACCAAACACAAATGGCAGAAGCGATCGCGCGTGGCATTCTAGAGTATCTTGGGCGCTAG
- a CDS encoding PP2C family protein-serine/threonine phosphatase, which produces MPVSQSSSQPTADRNNNANTDSTPILALKQLVARLHKEQHKIHDLLSSLGFALRSFNNLNQFLELIPLMATRVTDADGGALVLFKPNGQVRLERLHCQDSLQSQNIRNALETAIGAVTASLTTAPKIVPAVATATLDDQVSRYLGSDIQLFGTTIFVKQSERGRLYVFSNKPEYTWTENRQKLVRLVADQTAVAIENDELTAELRKKERMNRELEIGAEIQLRLLPRQCPKIAGITLAARCQPASHIGGDYYDFIPTNCHPNEAKLSSNNPCRWGIVIGDVMGKGVPAGLLMTMTQGILRAEVPNGNSPAQILQKLNQVIYAHLENSHRFITLFCSTYDPQTQTLYYSNAAHNPPLLWQAATGNVKRLDTWGMLIGLDSQSQYEDAQIQLHPGDTIIYYTDGFTDAANQSGDRFDEENLIRHFYWACQHCQGPQAILEYLFEQVHRFIGSANQNKDDMTLVVLQAN; this is translated from the coding sequence GTGCCTGTGTCTCAATCTTCTTCGCAACCTACTGCTGACCGCAATAACAACGCCAACACCGATAGCACTCCGATTTTGGCGCTCAAACAACTTGTAGCGCGTCTGCACAAAGAACAGCACAAGATCCACGACCTATTGAGTTCTCTTGGATTCGCTCTGCGCAGCTTTAATAATCTTAATCAGTTTTTGGAACTCATTCCACTCATGGCAACACGCGTCACAGACGCTGATGGTGGAGCCTTAGTTTTATTTAAGCCCAACGGTCAAGTCCGTCTAGAACGACTGCACTGCCAAGACAGTCTTCAAAGTCAAAACATTCGTAATGCGCTAGAAACTGCGATCGGCGCTGTGACAGCTTCCTTAACCACCGCGCCTAAAATTGTTCCTGCAGTTGCAACAGCGACTTTAGACGACCAAGTGAGTCGCTACCTAGGATCGGACATTCAACTCTTTGGCACAACAATTTTTGTCAAACAATCCGAACGCGGACGACTTTATGTTTTTAGCAATAAACCAGAGTACACTTGGACAGAAAATAGACAAAAGTTAGTCCGCCTAGTTGCCGATCAAACCGCCGTTGCCATTGAAAACGATGAGTTGACAGCGGAACTGCGCAAAAAAGAACGCATGAATCGAGAACTAGAAATCGGTGCAGAAATTCAACTACGACTGCTACCCCGCCAGTGTCCCAAAATTGCAGGAATAACCTTAGCCGCACGCTGTCAACCAGCAAGTCATATTGGAGGAGATTATTACGATTTTATTCCTACCAACTGCCATCCCAACGAAGCAAAGCTAAGTAGCAACAATCCCTGTCGCTGGGGAATCGTGATTGGAGATGTGATGGGAAAAGGTGTTCCTGCAGGATTATTAATGACGATGACACAGGGAATATTACGAGCAGAAGTTCCTAACGGCAATTCACCAGCTCAAATTCTCCAAAAACTAAATCAGGTAATTTATGCACACTTAGAAAACTCGCACCGCTTTATTACTTTATTTTGTTCTACCTACGATCCCCAAACTCAAACGCTGTATTACAGTAATGCTGCTCACAACCCACCTTTACTGTGGCAAGCGGCAACAGGAAATGTCAAACGCCTGGATACTTGGGGAATGTTGATTGGGTTAGATTCTCAAAGCCAGTATGAAGATGCCCAGATTCAACTGCATCCAGGAGATACCATTATTTACTACACTGATGGTTTTACCGATGCAGCCAATCAAAGCGGCGATCGCTTCGATGAAGAAAACCTGATTCGTCACTTCTACTGGGCGTGTCAGCACTGTCAAGGTCCACAAGCGATCTTAGAATACTTATTTGAACAAGTGCATCGCTTTATTGGTTCCGCAAATCAAAATAAAGATGACATGACCCTTGTTGTCTTGCAGGCAAATTAA
- a CDS encoding HpsJ family protein: protein MKALNNDILFSSLASRTLKIVGVILILAFLLDFVLLLFPFRAQTQAWQINFATQIIDRGTIPMVGTALLLAGYWVENVATNATWTRQAGLNLRFLVLVLASLLGLLFLLLAPLHINNILQARSEAIARINQEVSQAETQLQTQIAAQRTQIRTQISAILQDEQQVNAALQSPQIPEQIRNILQQAREKPEALDQIIDQQLNADTVRNQALEQIQQRRQEVEQRAQEQVQSGIGSGIRSLLLSIGYILIGWTGLRNMNSLPPERPNYTDY from the coding sequence ATGAAAGCACTTAATAACGACATATTATTTTCTTCACTGGCATCTCGAACCTTGAAGATAGTAGGAGTTATCCTGATTTTGGCTTTTCTGCTTGATTTTGTCTTATTGTTATTTCCGTTTCGAGCACAAACTCAAGCTTGGCAAATCAACTTTGCCACTCAAATCATTGACCGAGGGACAATCCCTATGGTCGGGACAGCCTTACTTTTAGCAGGGTATTGGGTTGAAAATGTGGCGACAAATGCGACTTGGACTCGCCAAGCTGGACTTAACTTAAGATTTCTTGTGTTGGTGTTGGCAAGTTTATTAGGGTTGCTGTTTCTGCTACTGGCGCCGCTACATATTAACAATATTTTGCAAGCTCGGTCAGAAGCGATCGCGCGCATCAATCAAGAAGTATCACAAGCTGAAACACAACTACAAACCCAAATTGCTGCACAGCGAACTCAAATCCGCACTCAAATTTCTGCAATCTTGCAAGACGAACAACAAGTCAACGCCGCACTTCAAAGCCCGCAGATTCCAGAGCAAATCAGGAATATACTCCAACAAGCAAGAGAAAAGCCTGAAGCTCTCGATCAAATCATCGACCAACAACTTAATGCTGATACTGTCCGCAATCAAGCTTTAGAACAGATACAGCAGCGCAGACAAGAAGTCGAACAACGCGCGCAAGAACAAGTTCAGTCAGGAATTGGTAGTGGTATTCGTAGTTTGCTGCTATCAATTGGTTACATCCTCATTGGCTGGACAGGATTAAGAAATATGAACTCACTGCCACCAGAGCGCCCCAATTACACTGACTACTAG
- the ftsY gene encoding signal recognition particle-docking protein FtsY, translating into MVFNWFRRQFSSNEQAAPATEEQSTATPPEPTPEEEQREPLRDATTDYLSFAKAAYKNIQQRQAQTQAVAPGQDEATSDEETATEEVVKLPTADSETEIAQSEPVTTETRESEQPTAEISVTAEDAPPTSDETTVTEATTESLPFWARAEAERQARLERLKATAIEEPEPISATVTETPQVVDEAPPIPGLAFDEGFLWSAEILAAQGRKPEDISIEEITWLKKLRQGLDKTRRNIVNQLKAIVGQGPLNQAAVLEIEALLLQADVGVEATDYVINALQERIKQEALPPEVAIAYLKEILRDMLDRPLKAHNATFAPEKDTLNIWLITGVNGAGKTTTIGKIAHIAQKSGYKCLIAAADTFRAAAVEQVKIWGSRSGVDVIANPGKNTDPAAVVFDAITAAQSRNIELLLVDTAGRLQNKKNLMDELSKIRRIVDKKAPDAKIESLLVLDATLGQNGLRQAEVFAQAAQLSGVVLTKLDGTAKGGVALAVVQQLNLPIRFIGAGEGIEDLRPFSSYEFVEALLSS; encoded by the coding sequence ATGGTTTTTAATTGGTTCCGTCGTCAATTTAGTAGTAATGAGCAAGCTGCTCCTGCAACCGAGGAACAGTCTACTGCCACACCACCAGAACCAACACCTGAAGAAGAACAGCGCGAGCCATTACGTGATGCTACCACTGACTACTTAAGTTTTGCCAAAGCAGCTTACAAAAACATTCAACAAAGACAAGCACAAACACAAGCTGTTGCACCAGGACAAGACGAAGCTACCTCTGACGAAGAAACTGCAACAGAAGAAGTAGTAAAACTGCCAACAGCGGACTCAGAAACAGAGATTGCTCAAAGCGAACCAGTCACGACAGAAACTCGAGAAAGTGAGCAACCGACAGCGGAAATATCCGTGACAGCAGAGGATGCGCCACCAACCAGTGATGAAACCACAGTCACTGAGGCGACAACTGAGTCTTTACCCTTTTGGGCAAGAGCAGAAGCTGAACGCCAAGCACGATTAGAAAGACTCAAAGCAACCGCAATTGAGGAACCCGAACCAATTAGCGCCACTGTTACAGAAACTCCACAAGTTGTAGACGAAGCACCACCAATTCCTGGTTTGGCATTCGATGAAGGTTTCTTGTGGTCAGCTGAAATTTTAGCCGCGCAAGGGCGTAAACCAGAAGATATTTCGATAGAAGAAATTACCTGGCTCAAAAAGCTGCGCCAAGGTTTAGACAAGACTCGTCGTAATATTGTCAATCAACTTAAGGCGATCGTCGGGCAAGGACCTCTCAACCAAGCAGCAGTACTAGAAATTGAAGCACTACTATTGCAAGCCGATGTTGGCGTTGAAGCAACAGACTATGTAATTAATGCCCTACAAGAGCGAATCAAACAAGAAGCACTACCCCCAGAAGTGGCGATCGCCTATCTCAAAGAAATTCTGCGAGATATGCTCGATCGACCTTTAAAAGCGCATAATGCTACATTTGCTCCTGAAAAAGATACGCTAAATATTTGGCTAATAACCGGTGTCAACGGTGCGGGTAAAACAACGACTATCGGCAAAATCGCGCACATTGCCCAAAAATCAGGCTACAAATGCTTAATTGCTGCGGCTGACACCTTTCGCGCGGCGGCGGTCGAGCAAGTGAAAATTTGGGGGTCGCGTAGTGGAGTTGACGTGATTGCCAACCCAGGAAAAAACACTGACCCAGCGGCAGTGGTATTTGATGCAATTACTGCAGCACAATCACGCAATATCGAATTACTGTTAGTCGATACTGCCGGACGACTCCAAAATAAGAAAAATCTTATGGACGAACTCAGTAAAATTCGTCGTATCGTTGATAAAAAAGCTCCCGACGCTAAAATAGAATCGCTGCTTGTTCTTGATGCAACATTAGGACAAAACGGTCTGCGTCAAGCAGAAGTTTTTGCTCAAGCAGCTCAACTAAGTGGAGTTGTCTTAACAAAGCTCGATGGTACGGCAAAAGGAGGAGTCGCATTAGCAGTCGTGCAGCAACTCAATCTCCCCATTCGCTTTATCGGTGCGGGTGAGGGAATTGAAGACTTGCGCCCGTTTTCCAGCTACGAATTTGTGGAAGCTCTACTCAGTAGTTAA
- a CDS encoding NUDIX hydrolase produces the protein MSRLWQIGQTVLGIIFRHPIPGTSIIPILPDGQIVLVRRRDNGKWSLPGGMIDWGEDIPTAVRRELAEETGLELVKIRRLVGVYSAPDRDPRVHSICVLVEAEVKGEMKIRDSLEVIDIKAFPPTSLPPGELSHDHTQQLQDYFAGLTTVA, from the coding sequence ATGAGCCGTTTGTGGCAAATCGGTCAAACTGTCTTAGGAATTATCTTTCGACATCCCATTCCTGGTACGAGCATTATTCCTATTCTGCCCGATGGCCAGATCGTTTTAGTTCGGCGTCGTGATAATGGCAAATGGTCTCTACCAGGTGGCATGATCGACTGGGGAGAAGATATTCCAACAGCCGTGCGTCGAGAGTTAGCTGAGGAGACGGGTCTTGAACTCGTCAAAATTCGCCGCTTGGTAGGAGTGTATTCCGCACCCGATCGCGATCCGCGCGTACACTCAATTTGCGTACTGGTAGAAGCCGAAGTCAAAGGCGAAATGAAAATTCGCGATTCTTTAGAAGTCATTGATATCAAAGCTTTTCCACCAACGTCATTACCTCCAGGCGAACTTTCACACGACCACACGCAGCAATTACAAGATTATTTTGCTGGGTTGACTACTGTAGCGTAG
- a CDS encoding DUF502 domain-containing protein, whose translation MFERLKQDLKNDLIAGLLVVIPLATTIWLTVTVATWVIDFLTQIPKQLNPFDGMHPLLVDLLSLAVGLTVPLLSILLIGLMARNIAGRWLLDVGEQLLQAIPLAGSVYKTLKQLLETLLRDTNGKFRRVILVEYPRKGMWAIAFVTGTISSDIQSQLARPVLSIFIPTTPNPTTGWYAIVPEDEVITLKMSIEDAFKIIISGGIVASTPIQPLVVPKERTLESPLQ comes from the coding sequence GTGTTTGAACGCCTTAAGCAAGACTTAAAAAATGACTTGATCGCAGGGCTATTAGTAGTCATTCCGCTGGCTACTACGATTTGGCTAACCGTAACGGTCGCGACATGGGTGATTGACTTTCTCACGCAAATTCCTAAGCAACTAAACCCCTTTGATGGCATGCATCCACTTTTAGTGGATCTGTTAAGTTTAGCAGTAGGGTTAACGGTACCGTTACTTAGCATTTTGCTCATTGGTTTGATGGCTCGCAATATTGCAGGACGGTGGTTACTCGATGTAGGAGAGCAACTTCTGCAAGCAATTCCCTTAGCAGGCTCAGTTTATAAAACACTTAAACAGTTGCTAGAAACTTTGCTAAGAGATACCAACGGCAAGTTTCGCCGCGTTATCCTAGTAGAGTATCCCCGTAAAGGAATGTGGGCGATCGCATTTGTGACAGGCACAATCAGCAGCGACATACAATCGCAATTAGCTCGTCCTGTACTAAGTATTTTTATTCCGACAACCCCAAACCCGACTACTGGTTGGTATGCAATTGTGCCTGAAGACGAAGTGATTACATTAAAAATGTCAATCGAAGACGCCTTCAAGATCATTATTTCTGGAGGTATCGTTGCTAGCACTCCTATACAACCTTTAGTTGTTCCCAAAGAGCGTACCCTCGAATCACCACTACAGTGA
- the argH gene encoding argininosuccinate lyase codes for MNQQQTWSQRFESALHPAIARFNASIGFDIELIEYDITGSIAHAKMLGHTGIVTPAEAAQLVTGLEQIRQEYRQGKFTPGIDAEDVHFAVERRLTEIVGDVGKKLHTARSRNDQVGTDIRLYLRDQIHQIRQAIREFQSVLLDLAETNIQTLIPGYTHLQRAQPVSLAHHLMAYFHMAQRDWERLGDVYQRVNVSPLGSGALAGTTFPIDRYYTAELLQFDKIYANSMDAVSDRDFAIEFLASASIIMVHLSRLSEEVILWSSQEFSFVKLKDSCATGSSIMPQKKNPDVPELVRGKTGRVCGHLQALLVLMKGLPLAYNKDLQEDKEAIFDTVRTVKACLEAMTILLGQGLEFSTPRLSAAVAEDFSNATDVADYLAARGVPFREAYNLVGKVVRTCIDAGKLLKDLSLQEWKALHPAFEQDIYQAIAPQQVVAARNSYGGTGFEQVSQAITAARQLLSAE; via the coding sequence GTGAATCAACAACAAACATGGAGTCAGCGATTTGAATCAGCGCTACACCCGGCGATCGCTCGCTTCAATGCTAGTATCGGCTTTGATATTGAATTAATCGAATACGACATCACTGGTTCGATCGCCCATGCGAAAATGCTCGGACATACGGGCATCGTGACACCCGCAGAAGCTGCGCAACTGGTTACAGGTTTAGAACAAATTCGTCAAGAATATCGACAAGGAAAATTTACCCCAGGAATTGATGCCGAAGATGTTCATTTTGCTGTTGAACGACGCCTAACTGAAATTGTGGGCGACGTTGGTAAAAAGCTCCACACCGCGCGATCGCGTAACGACCAGGTGGGAACTGACATCCGGCTTTATCTGCGCGACCAAATCCACCAAATTCGCCAAGCTATTCGCGAATTTCAAAGCGTTCTTCTCGATTTAGCCGAAACAAACATTCAAACGCTGATCCCTGGCTACACGCATCTGCAACGCGCCCAACCCGTGAGCTTAGCGCATCACCTCATGGCGTACTTTCACATGGCACAGCGCGACTGGGAACGCCTAGGAGATGTATATCAGCGCGTTAATGTCTCGCCTCTGGGAAGTGGTGCTTTAGCCGGAACGACTTTCCCAATAGACCGATATTACACTGCCGAACTCTTGCAATTTGACAAAATTTATGCTAACAGCATGGATGCAGTAAGCGATCGCGACTTTGCGATTGAATTTCTCGCAAGCGCGAGTATCATCATGGTTCATCTCAGCCGTCTTTCAGAAGAAGTGATTTTGTGGTCGTCGCAAGAATTTAGCTTTGTCAAGCTTAAAGATAGCTGTGCTACGGGATCGAGCATTATGCCGCAAAAGAAAAACCCCGATGTGCCAGAATTGGTGCGGGGAAAAACTGGCAGAGTGTGCGGTCATCTCCAAGCATTGCTTGTTTTAATGAAAGGTTTACCCTTGGCTTATAATAAAGACTTGCAAGAAGACAAGGAAGCTATTTTTGATACTGTTCGCACAGTGAAAGCTTGTCTAGAAGCAATGACAATTCTGCTAGGGCAGGGATTAGAGTTTTCTACCCCGCGCCTATCAGCAGCAGTAGCTGAAGATTTTTCTAATGCAACTGATGTTGCAGATTATTTAGCAGCACGAGGAGTTCCTTTTCGCGAAGCCTACAACCTTGTTGGAAAAGTTGTCAGAACTTGCATCGATGCAGGAAAACTCCTCAAAGATTTGAGCTTACAGGAGTGGAAAGCTTTACATCCTGCATTTGAGCAAGATATTTATCAAGCGATCGCTCCTCAACAGGTCGTTGCAGCACGCAATAGCTACGGTGGAACGGGTTTTGAACAAGTGAGTCAAGCAATTACTGCTGCTCGTCAGCTGTTGAGCGCGGAGTAG
- a CDS encoding TIGR04283 family arsenosugar biosynthesis glycosyltransferase has product MLKEGSISIIIPVVNEATNLPQTLASIQPDRALEIIVVDGGSSDRTLEIAHSFGVKVLSAPVANRAVQMNLGALSATGDILLFLHADTRLPKGFDTLIHQALNTPKHHKQVIAGAFALHIDAALLSLRIIERGVNWRSRWLQMPYGDQAIFMKSVTFHQIGGFPQLPIMEDFELMRQLRRQGRIAIISVPAIVSARRWLRLGVWQTTIINQLAIISYLIGVPPQKIARWYYQK; this is encoded by the coding sequence ATTCTTAAAGAAGGCTCAATTTCTATTATTATTCCCGTTGTTAATGAAGCCACAAACTTGCCACAAACACTAGCAAGTATTCAACCCGATCGCGCGCTAGAAATTATTGTGGTAGATGGTGGTAGTAGCGATCGCACGCTGGAAATCGCGCACTCGTTTGGCGTAAAAGTTTTGTCTGCGCCTGTAGCTAATCGTGCGGTGCAAATGAATTTGGGTGCTTTGTCAGCTACAGGTGATATTCTGTTGTTCTTACACGCTGATACGCGTCTCCCAAAAGGTTTTGATACCTTGATTCATCAAGCCTTAAATACGCCTAAGCACCACAAACAGGTAATAGCTGGGGCTTTTGCGCTACACATCGATGCCGCGCTACTGAGTTTAAGAATCATTGAGCGCGGAGTAAATTGGCGATCGCGCTGGCTACAAATGCCCTACGGCGATCAAGCTATTTTTATGAAGTCAGTAACTTTTCACCAAATTGGAGGTTTTCCTCAGCTACCGATTATGGAAGATTTTGAATTGATGCGGCAGCTGCGACGTCAAGGACGTATTGCAATTATCTCAGTCCCTGCGATCGTTTCAGCACGTCGCTGGTTAAGGTTGGGAGTCTGGCAAACTACAATCATTAATCAACTAGCAATTATCAGCTACTTGATAGGTGTTCCACCACAAAAAATTGCTCGTTGGTATTATCAAAAATAA
- the nusB gene encoding transcription antitermination factor NusB has translation MQPRRIARELALLSLSQLPSSPEKLETQQLSNMVLAAVRTLTAEVQDTLTTAAAELQRASDRLLSSETRASDLRTSRSMVNESIQLTQSAINRIGTALELPELIQLANQPEFDVRTYALQIVRAVNIHRSEIDEQLNAALVDWQVSRLARIDRDLLRIAVAEIVYLGVPDRVAINEAVELAKRYSGDDGHRFINGVLRRVSEQTQAAYPKS, from the coding sequence ATGCAACCTCGTAGAATTGCCCGCGAACTTGCTTTACTCAGCTTGAGTCAACTGCCAAGTTCACCCGAAAAGCTAGAAACACAGCAACTATCAAACATGGTGCTAGCAGCAGTTAGGACTTTGACAGCTGAAGTTCAAGATACGCTGACGACCGCTGCAGCCGAATTACAACGCGCAAGCGATCGCTTATTAAGTAGCGAAACCCGCGCTAGCGACTTACGTACTTCTAGGTCAATGGTAAATGAGTCGATTCAACTGACTCAAAGTGCAATTAACCGAATTGGTACAGCGCTAGAGCTACCCGAACTCATTCAACTCGCAAATCAACCAGAGTTTGACGTTCGTACTTATGCGCTACAAATTGTCCGCGCTGTCAATATCCATCGCTCAGAAATTGACGAACAGCTAAATGCAGCGTTAGTCGATTGGCAAGTCTCGCGTCTAGCACGCATTGACCGCGACTTACTGCGCATTGCAGTAGCAGAGATAGTATACTTAGGCGTTCCCGATCGCGTCGCGATCAATGAAGCAGTAGAACTTGCTAAGCGTTATAGTGGAGATGACGGACACCGATTTATTAATGGTGTTCTCCGCCGCGTCAGCGAACAAACACAAGCTGCTTACCCAAAATCTTAA